GTTCAGGTGCTCCACCACGCCCGACGCCAAGGGTTCGTCCAGCAGCACGAGGAACGCCTCCTCCGTGCGCAGCACGTGCACGTCCGCCAGGACCTTGCCCTGAATGTTCAACACGGCCGCGGGCACGCCGGAGCCGGCGTTCAGGGCCTGGACGTCGTTGGACAGCATCCCCTGGAGCCACTCCGCGCTGTCGGGTCCGTTTATCTCGAGGACGGCGCGATCCGCCAGGTCCAGCCAGCCCGCGCGGGCGCGCACGGCGTCGTACTCCGCGGCCGGGCTGCCGAAGTGGTGCGGCAGGGTCCACCCGTTGCGTTCAACGAAGGCGGCGCCGTTGTCCTGGTGAAAGTCGTGGAGGGGTGTCTGCTTCATCCTTGCGACAAACCGTGTTCCCGTGCATCCTTTCCCGTTGACCGTATGGCCAACGGGACCTCTACAGTAGCCGGGTTGGCACCCCTTGGCAACGGGCTTTGCCGGTGCGGGGCGCCGCCCAGTTCCGAGAACGAGAGGAGAGCATGAGCAAGGTTTCCAGAGACCTGGACCTGCGCAAGCTGGAGATCTTCTACTGGGTGGCGGAGCTGCACAGCTTCTCGCTCGCGGCGGAACACTTCTCCTTGCGCCAGCCCACCGTCACCGCCCATGTCAAGTCCCTGGAGCAGCAGTTGGGCTCGCGGCTCTTCAGGCGCTTCGGCGGCAAGTTCGAGCTGACGGATGCCGGACGGCTCCTTTTCGAGAAGGCCGGCGCCGTGCTGCAGTTGAAGAACCAGACGCTGGCGGCGCTGGACCGCATCCAGGGCAAGGTGGAGGGCGAGCTTCGGGTGGGCGGCAGCAACGTGCCCGGCGAGTACATCCTGCCAAGCCTGCTGGGGAGCTTCGTGGCGCGCTTTCCCGACGTGCGTCCGATGCTTCGCATCGGCGACTCGGCCATGATCGTGTCGGCGGTCCTCGACGGCACCCTGGAGCTGGGATTCACCGGTTTCCGCACCCATGACGCCCGGCTGAGCTACCACAAGCGCTGGCAGGACGAGATGGTGGTGGCGGTGCCCGCGAACCACCCCTGGGCGGGCTTGAAGCAGGTGCCGGTCCAGGACTTGGGCAAGCACCCGTTCATCGCCCGCGAGGCCGGTTCCGGGACGTTGCGTTCGTTCCTGC
The window above is part of the Deltaproteobacteria bacterium genome. Proteins encoded here:
- a CDS encoding selenium metabolism-associated LysR family transcriptional regulator, which translates into the protein MSKVSRDLDLRKLEIFYWVAELHSFSLAAEHFSLRQPTVTAHVKSLEQQLGSRLFRRFGGKFELTDAGRLLFEKAGAVLQLKNQTLAALDRIQGKVEGELRVGGSNVPGEYILPSLLGSFVARFPDVRPMLRIGDSAMIVSAVLDGTLELGFTGFRTHDARLSYHKRWQDEMVVAVPANHPWAGLKQVPVQDLGKHPFIAREAGSGTLRSFLQSMVKRGQDPAKLLKVGMELGSTAAVKEALMEGLGFSILSRAAIRREVQYGLIKEVRIQGLDLTRPFYQVTHRDRPLAPVPRAFTQFLSRAPRAHLWQDMHDS